A section of the Caballeronia sp. M1242 genome encodes:
- the iolD gene encoding 3D-(3,5/4)-trihydroxycyclohexane-1,2-dione acylhydrolase (decyclizing) codes for MNAVASTIRLTAAQALVRYLAALRTEHGEPLFGGVFAIFGHGNVAGMGEALYRHREELPTYRAHNEQAMAHSAIAFAKAHMRRRMMAVTTSIGPGATNLVTAAALAHVNRLPVLLLPGDIFVSRAPDPVLQQVEDAHDGGASANDALKAVSRYFDRIVHPAQLLSALPRAIRVLTDAAQCGPVTLALPQDVQAMAYDYPASFFEPRAVEFHAPASSSREIERAAALLRESREPMIVSGGGVLYGLATEALRDFAHKHGIPVAETQAGKGALAWDDALNVGGIGVTGSSSANELAHASDCVLAVGTRLQDFTTGSNTLFTAAKLLAINANPFDALKQNAVAVEADARLALEALSQALGDWRAAPEWTTRAQRLANDWRETVAHVTNTPPPDGRLPREAEVIGAVQRSHDASPADDIVVCAAGTLPADLQKLWRTGAPGGYHVEYGYSCMGYEIAGGLGVKLARPEREVIVIVGDGSYLMMNSELATSVMLGAKLIVVLLDNRGYGCINRLQQACGGAPFNNLLDDCKQGEAGAPHIDFAMHARSMGALAEHVANVNELQDAMKRARAADRSYLISIDTDPARTTEEGGWWWEVAVPEVSDRDAVMSARAKYEQALKARAGNID; via the coding sequence ATGAACGCAGTGGCTTCCACCATCAGACTGACCGCCGCGCAGGCGCTCGTGCGCTATCTCGCGGCACTGCGCACTGAACACGGCGAGCCGCTGTTCGGCGGCGTATTCGCGATCTTCGGGCACGGCAATGTCGCGGGCATGGGCGAGGCGCTCTATCGGCATCGCGAGGAACTGCCGACGTACCGCGCGCATAACGAACAAGCGATGGCGCATAGCGCGATTGCCTTCGCCAAGGCGCACATGCGACGCCGCATGATGGCGGTGACGACATCCATCGGCCCGGGCGCGACGAATCTCGTCACAGCGGCCGCGCTCGCGCATGTCAACCGCTTGCCGGTGCTGCTTTTGCCCGGCGATATCTTCGTCTCGCGCGCGCCTGATCCCGTGTTGCAGCAAGTCGAAGATGCGCATGATGGAGGCGCATCGGCCAACGATGCGCTCAAGGCCGTGTCGCGTTACTTCGATCGCATCGTGCATCCCGCGCAGTTGTTGAGCGCATTGCCGCGCGCCATTCGCGTGTTGACCGACGCCGCGCAATGCGGACCTGTGACGCTCGCGCTGCCGCAAGACGTGCAGGCGATGGCGTACGACTACCCTGCTTCGTTCTTCGAGCCGCGTGCAGTCGAGTTTCATGCGCCGGCTTCATCGTCGCGCGAGATTGAGCGTGCCGCTGCGTTGCTGCGTGAATCACGCGAGCCGATGATCGTGTCGGGCGGCGGCGTGCTATATGGTCTCGCCACCGAGGCGCTGCGCGACTTCGCGCACAAGCACGGCATTCCGGTCGCGGAAACGCAGGCCGGCAAGGGCGCGCTCGCATGGGACGACGCGTTGAACGTGGGCGGCATCGGCGTAACGGGATCGTCGTCCGCGAACGAACTGGCGCATGCGAGCGATTGCGTGCTTGCCGTCGGCACGCGCTTGCAGGACTTCACGACCGGATCGAACACGCTCTTCACAGCGGCCAAGCTCCTCGCCATCAACGCCAATCCGTTCGATGCGCTGAAGCAGAACGCCGTGGCTGTCGAAGCGGATGCACGTCTCGCGCTCGAAGCGCTATCGCAGGCGCTCGGCGACTGGCGTGCCGCGCCCGAATGGACCACGCGTGCGCAGCGTCTTGCGAACGACTGGCGCGAGACCGTCGCGCACGTGACGAACACGCCGCCGCCGGACGGCCGCCTGCCGCGCGAAGCGGAGGTGATCGGCGCGGTGCAACGCTCGCACGATGCGTCGCCGGCTGACGATATCGTCGTCTGCGCCGCGGGCACGCTGCCCGCCGACTTGCAGAAGCTATGGCGCACGGGCGCGCCGGGCGGCTATCACGTCGAATACGGCTATTCGTGCATGGGCTATGAAATCGCGGGCGGCCTCGGCGTGAAGCTCGCGCGGCCCGAACGCGAAGTGATCGTGATCGTCGGCGACGGCAGTTATCTGATGATGAATAGCGAGCTGGCTACATCGGTGATGCTCGGCGCGAAGCTCATCGTCGTATTGCTCGACAATCGCGGCTATGGCTGCATCAACCGCTTGCAGCAGGCGTGCGGCGGCGCGCCGTTCAACAATCTGCTCGACGATTGCAAGCAAGGCGAAGCGGGCGCGCCGCATATCGACTTCGCCATGCACGCGCGTTCGATGGGCGCGCTCGCGGAACACGTCGCCAACGTCAATGAATTGCAGGACGCGATGAAGCGCGCGCGGGCTGCGGACCGCAGCTATCTGATCTCCATCGACACCGATCCCGCCCGCACTACCGAAGAAGGCGGATGGTGGTGGGAAGTGGCGGTGCCCGAAGTCTCGGATCGCGATGCGGTCATGTCCGCGCGCGCGAAGTATGAACAGGCGCTGAAGGCTCGCGCGGGCAACATCGACTAA
- the iolE gene encoding myo-inosose-2 dehydratase: protein MPLNVRIGINPLSWMNDDLPSLGGETPLSVALTEGKRIGYEGFELGNKFPREPQALKALLAQYDLALVSGWYSGQLARRSAEEEIEAVGPHLDLLAQNGATVMVYGEVADSIQGAPRPLYQRPRFFSDTQWSQYAERLNRFAEYTLSKGVRVAYHHHMGAYVETPADVDRLMALTSDDVGLLFDAGHITFAGGDALSVLQKHIARVCHVHCKDVRTDIVKLARNRNWSFLDAVINGAFTVPGDGAVDYHGIVACLAEHDYRGWLVVEAEQDPVIAPSYAYADKGYRTLRALVDATYKEAA, encoded by the coding sequence ATGCCCCTGAATGTCCGCATCGGCATCAATCCCTTGTCATGGATGAACGACGACTTGCCTTCGCTCGGCGGCGAGACGCCGCTTTCCGTGGCGCTGACCGAAGGCAAGCGCATCGGCTATGAAGGCTTCGAGCTCGGCAACAAGTTCCCGCGCGAACCGCAGGCGTTGAAGGCGCTGCTCGCGCAATACGATCTCGCGCTCGTCTCCGGCTGGTATTCCGGCCAGCTCGCGCGACGCAGCGCGGAAGAAGAGATCGAAGCGGTAGGCCCGCACCTCGACCTGCTTGCGCAAAACGGCGCGACCGTCATGGTCTATGGCGAAGTCGCGGATTCGATTCAGGGCGCGCCGCGTCCGTTGTATCAGCGTCCGCGCTTCTTCTCGGATACGCAATGGTCCCAATACGCCGAGCGGCTGAACCGCTTCGCCGAGTACACGCTTTCTAAGGGCGTGCGCGTCGCCTATCATCATCACATGGGCGCGTATGTCGAAACCCCGGCGGACGTGGACCGTTTGATGGCGCTGACGAGCGATGACGTCGGCCTGCTCTTCGATGCCGGCCATATCACGTTCGCCGGCGGCGATGCGTTGAGCGTGCTGCAAAAGCACATCGCGCGCGTGTGCCATGTGCATTGCAAGGATGTGCGCACCGATATCGTGAAGCTCGCGCGCAACCGCAACTGGAGCTTTCTCGATGCGGTCATCAACGGCGCGTTCACGGTGCCGGGCGACGGCGCGGTGGATTATCACGGCATCGTCGCGTGTCTTGCTGAGCATGACTATCGCGGATGGCTCGTGGTCGAAGCGGAACAAGACCCTGTGATTGCGCCGAGCTATGCGTATGCCGACAAGGGCTATCGCACGCTGCGCGCGCTCGTCGATGCAACGTACAAGGAGGCGGCATGA
- the iolB gene encoding 5-deoxy-glucuronate isomerase, which yields MSLLVKASREGQTIARVTPDSAGWKHVGFAAYRMDADDVVHVYDADRESCIVVLTGTVSIEAGDEHWQSIGSRDSVFEDAAPYAVYVPPKLAAIVRAERETELAVASAPATGRYPPRLIEPSQMKRSTRGKHANTRYVCDILPQTETAESLLVVEVRTPGGHASSYPPHKHDQDNVPTESALEETYYHRLNPPQGFAFQRVYTDERDLDETMAVEDRDVVMVPRGYHPVVVPYGYDNYYLNVMAGDKRTWHFKNDPKHEWIVERDSKG from the coding sequence ATGAGCCTGCTAGTGAAAGCATCGCGCGAAGGCCAGACCATCGCGCGCGTTACACCGGATTCCGCGGGCTGGAAGCATGTGGGCTTCGCCGCGTATCGCATGGATGCGGACGATGTCGTGCATGTGTACGACGCGGATCGCGAAAGCTGCATCGTCGTGCTGACCGGGACGGTGAGCATCGAAGCCGGCGACGAGCATTGGCAGTCGATCGGCTCGCGCGACAGCGTGTTCGAAGACGCCGCGCCGTATGCGGTCTATGTTCCGCCGAAGCTCGCCGCCATCGTGCGCGCCGAGCGCGAAACGGAGCTTGCGGTGGCGAGCGCGCCTGCAACGGGACGCTATCCGCCGCGCCTCATCGAGCCATCGCAGATGAAACGCTCGACGCGCGGCAAGCACGCGAATACGCGCTACGTCTGCGATATTCTCCCGCAAACCGAAACCGCCGAGTCGCTGCTCGTGGTGGAAGTGAGAACGCCCGGCGGACATGCATCGAGTTATCCTCCGCACAAGCATGATCAGGACAACGTACCAACTGAAAGCGCGCTCGAAGAGACGTATTATCACCGCTTGAACCCGCCGCAAGGCTTTGCGTTCCAGCGCGTCTATACCGACGAGCGCGATCTCGACGAAACCATGGCCGTGGAAGATCGCGATGTCGTGATGGTGCCGCGCGGCTATCACCCGGTCGTCGTGCCTTATGGCTATGACAATTACTATCTCAACGTGATGGCGGGCGACAAGCGGACGTGGCACTTCAAGAACGATCCGAAGCACGAATGGATCGTGGAGCGCGACAGCAAAGGCTGA
- a CDS encoding ABC transporter ATP-binding protein produces the protein MSAALRIEDLRAWYGAAQVLHGVNLSVAEGEAVALVGRNGSGRSTLAKAIMGLVRCAGDMRYRDVQLVGQRAFRIARLGIGYVPETRDVFPSLSVRENLALGERKGTRFAFDDAYALFPALRERASVKAGALSGGEQQMLSLARTLMGDPSLIVIDEPGEGLAPQVIAQVAACLSTLRERGVAILLIEERLAIARMLDARVAVMGHGAVRFDGSLAQLEQRDDVMREWLSVG, from the coding sequence ATGAGCGCGGCGCTGCGCATCGAGGACTTGCGTGCGTGGTACGGCGCGGCGCAAGTGCTGCACGGCGTGAACTTGTCGGTTGCAGAAGGCGAGGCTGTCGCGCTTGTCGGCCGCAATGGTTCGGGCCGATCGACGCTCGCGAAAGCGATCATGGGCCTCGTGCGATGCGCGGGCGATATGCGTTATCGCGACGTGCAACTCGTCGGACAGCGTGCGTTTCGCATCGCGCGGCTGGGCATCGGCTATGTGCCGGAGACGCGCGATGTATTTCCCTCCCTGAGCGTGCGCGAGAACCTCGCGCTCGGCGAACGTAAAGGCACGCGCTTCGCCTTCGACGATGCGTACGCGCTCTTTCCCGCGTTGCGTGAGCGTGCGTCGGTGAAGGCCGGCGCGCTATCCGGCGGCGAGCAACAGATGCTCTCGCTCGCGCGCACGCTGATGGGCGATCCATCGCTCATCGTCATCGACGAGCCCGGCGAAGGGCTCGCGCCGCAAGTGATCGCGCAAGTGGCCGCGTGCCTCTCGACGCTGCGCGAACGCGGCGTGGCGATACTGCTGATCGAAGAGCGGCTCGCGATCGCGCGCATGCTCGATGCGCGCGTCGCAGTGATGGGACACGGCGCGGTGCGCTTCGACGGTTCGCTCGCGCAACTGGAGCAGCGCGACGACGTAATGCGCGAGTGGTTGTCGGTAGGGTGA
- a CDS encoding ABC transporter ATP-binding protein yields MTSALRVEGLVKRFGATEVLRGVDLRIENGERHAIIGPNGAGKSTLFDLISGRAKPDAGRIVTQGVDITGKPPQRVSRVLARSFQTTSVFGRLSVFDNLRCAVLGAASSRWVDRWFRSHAIDERARAMLDAIGLSSRADEPAARLTYAEQRALDLGIALATDAPLILLDEPTAGMNRAEAARALALIRATTQGRTLLVIEHDMDAVFSLADRVSVLVRGRVIASDAPDAIRRNHDVQEAYLGAAA; encoded by the coding sequence ATGACGTCGGCACTGCGCGTCGAAGGCCTCGTCAAGCGATTCGGCGCGACCGAAGTACTGCGCGGCGTCGATCTGCGCATCGAGAATGGCGAGCGCCACGCGATCATCGGACCGAACGGCGCGGGCAAGTCGACGCTCTTCGATCTGATCTCAGGCCGCGCGAAGCCGGACGCGGGCCGCATCGTTACGCAGGGCGTCGATATCACCGGCAAGCCGCCGCAGCGCGTGAGCCGCGTGCTCGCGCGCAGCTTCCAGACGACGAGCGTGTTCGGGCGTCTCTCCGTGTTCGACAACCTTCGGTGCGCGGTGCTGGGCGCGGCGTCGTCGCGATGGGTGGATCGCTGGTTTCGCTCGCATGCGATCGACGAGCGTGCCCGCGCGATGCTCGATGCCATCGGTCTTTCTTCACGCGCCGACGAGCCCGCCGCGCGCCTCACGTATGCCGAGCAGCGCGCGCTGGATCTGGGCATCGCGCTCGCAACCGATGCGCCGCTCATTCTGCTCGACGAACCCACTGCGGGCATGAATCGCGCGGAAGCGGCGCGCGCGCTCGCGTTGATTCGCGCGACGACGCAAGGCCGCACGCTGCTCGTCATCGAACACGACATGGATGCGGTGTTCTCGCTTGCTGATCGCGTGTCGGTGCTGGTTCGAGGGCGCGTGATCGCATCCGATGCGCCCGATGCGATCCGTCGCAATCATGATGTGCAAGAGGCTTATCTGGGAGCTGCCGCATGA
- a CDS encoding branched-chain amino acid ABC transporter permease, with translation MHRSVPFVLLMAALALPPVFFHQSWLLAYLAQTATLIVFALSYNLLLGETGLLSFGHAVYAGLGAFAAAHVFNGLRVPLPLLPLIGGCAAALAAVPLGAISTQRAGTAFAMITLGIGELVAASVWLVPGWFGGEGGVSIDRASGPPFFAWTFGPLWQAYALIACWCFVSTLAMFAFTRTPMCRLANAVRDNPARAAAIGFAPRRVRFTMLVVSAFFAGVAGVLSLVSVELVSAESVGLARSTGVLVATVIGGTASFFGPVIGAVLLTFFSVGVASVSAAWPMYLGLFFMWAVVALPDGIAGLMTRDKRVLALRVLSAIAWGVAVVVAVETLYARHADAVTPSRGAWWIVVPCAMLGLWLARISARREHAR, from the coding sequence ATGCATAGGTCGGTCCCGTTCGTCCTGCTAATGGCCGCGCTCGCGCTGCCGCCGGTTTTCTTCCATCAATCGTGGCTGCTCGCGTATCTCGCGCAGACGGCGACGTTGATCGTCTTCGCGCTCTCGTACAACCTGCTGCTCGGGGAAACCGGCTTGCTGTCGTTCGGGCATGCGGTGTATGCGGGCCTCGGCGCGTTCGCCGCCGCGCACGTCTTCAACGGTTTGCGCGTGCCTTTGCCGCTGTTGCCGCTCATCGGCGGATGCGCCGCCGCGCTAGCCGCCGTGCCCCTCGGCGCGATCTCGACGCAGCGCGCGGGCACCGCATTCGCGATGATCACGCTCGGCATCGGCGAGCTCGTCGCGGCGAGCGTATGGCTCGTTCCCGGCTGGTTCGGCGGCGAGGGCGGCGTGAGCATCGACCGCGCGAGCGGACCGCCGTTCTTCGCGTGGACCTTCGGCCCGCTGTGGCAGGCGTATGCGCTGATCGCGTGCTGGTGCTTCGTCTCGACACTCGCGATGTTCGCGTTCACGCGCACGCCGATGTGCCGGCTCGCCAATGCCGTGCGCGACAATCCGGCGCGCGCCGCAGCCATCGGCTTCGCGCCGCGCCGCGTACGCTTCACGATGCTCGTCGTGTCGGCGTTCTTCGCGGGCGTCGCGGGCGTGCTGTCGCTCGTCAGCGTGGAATTGGTGTCGGCTGAAAGCGTCGGGCTCGCGCGCTCGACGGGCGTGCTCGTGGCGACCGTGATCGGCGGCACGGCGTCGTTCTTCGGTCCCGTCATCGGCGCGGTGCTGCTGACGTTTTTCAGCGTGGGCGTCGCGAGTGTGTCCGCCGCGTGGCCGATGTACCTCGGGCTCTTCTTCATGTGGGCGGTCGTCGCGTTGCCGGATGGCATCGCGGGCCTCATGACGCGTGATAAGCGTGTGCTCGCCCTGCGCGTGCTTAGCGCGATTGCGTGGGGCGTTGCGGTGGTCGTCGCCGTCGAGACGCTCTATGCGCGTCACGCCGATGCCGTCACGCCATCGCGCGGCGCGTGGTGGATTGTGGTGCCGTGCGCGATGCTCGGGCTTTGGCTCGCTCGCATAAGCGCACGAAGGGAGCACGCGCGATGA
- a CDS encoding branched-chain amino acid ABC transporter permease, translating to MLSAGLTLIFSMLGVLNFAHASFYMLGAYVGQALAVRSGFWIALVVAPLVVGVLGALFERYLLRRVHSRGALAELLLTFGAAMVIGEGVKLVWGLGPLPATIPHALDGPLFTLYGAAFPRYRVFMMTLSIAMLGVLTIVLRTSRTGLVVRAALTHPATVETLGHDVPRVFTTVFAVGTALAALAGVIGAPLAVIEPAMADAVGPIVFVVVVIGGIGSLSGALFASLLIGCAQTFAVGSTASAGSIAASFGIALPDAWRALTLAQLAPVLPYLLLVAMLAARPHGFMGERTRDA from the coding sequence ATGCTGTCGGCTGGGCTCACGCTGATCTTTTCGATGCTCGGCGTCCTCAACTTCGCGCACGCGAGCTTCTACATGCTCGGCGCGTATGTCGGACAAGCGCTTGCCGTTCGTAGCGGATTCTGGATCGCGCTGGTTGTGGCGCCGCTCGTGGTCGGCGTGCTCGGCGCACTGTTCGAGCGATATCTTCTGCGACGCGTGCATTCGCGCGGCGCGCTCGCGGAACTGTTGCTGACATTCGGCGCGGCCATGGTGATCGGCGAGGGCGTCAAGCTCGTCTGGGGCCTCGGTCCCTTGCCCGCGACGATCCCTCACGCGCTCGACGGCCCGCTCTTCACGCTGTACGGCGCGGCCTTCCCGCGCTATCGCGTTTTCATGATGACGCTTTCCATCGCGATGCTCGGCGTGCTCACCATTGTGCTGCGCACATCGCGCACGGGCTTGGTCGTGCGGGCGGCCCTGACGCATCCGGCAACCGTCGAGACGCTTGGACACGACGTGCCGCGCGTCTTCACGACGGTCTTCGCGGTCGGCACCGCGCTCGCCGCGCTCGCGGGCGTGATCGGCGCGCCGCTTGCCGTGATCGAACCCGCGATGGCCGATGCGGTCGGGCCTATCGTGTTCGTCGTCGTGGTGATCGGCGGCATCGGGTCGCTGTCGGGCGCGCTCTTCGCGTCGCTCCTGATCGGCTGCGCGCAGACTTTCGCGGTCGGCTCGACGGCATCGGCGGGCAGCATCGCGGCATCGTTCGGCATCGCATTGCCCGATGCGTGGCGCGCGCTGACCCTCGCGCAGCTTGCGCCGGTCCTGCCGTATCTGCTGCTCGTGGCGATGCTCGCCGCGCGCCCGCACGGATTCATGGGCGAGCGCACGCGCGATGCATAG